The Thermovirga sp. region GCCGCGGATCCCACGCCGAGGTAAATGCCATTGCCCAGGCCGCGGTGGTAGGTGCGTCGACAGCGGAAGGAGTTATCTACTGCACCCATGAGCCCTGTTCTTTCTGCACCAAGGCCATAATTAACGCCGGGATAAAAAGGATAGTCTTCGCAAATCCCTATCCTGATCCCATTGCCAGCCTTCTTCGCGGAGAAGCCGGCCTCGAAGTCGAGCACCTGCAGGAAAGGCCGCGTTCAGATGGTTTAAAGAGGTGATCCGGGTTGGCCATCGAGATATCCGGCAGGAAAAAGCCAGGCCCACAGACCAGGTTGGATGACCTCGTCGGGCTTGAGCCGATCAAAAAGGAACTTCGTAAAATAGAGGCCGTCCTCTGGCTCAACCAGCACCGCCGGAGCGGCGATCTCGGCGAACTGAGGCTTCAATCCTTTCACTTCTGCTTCAGGGGCAATCCTGGGACCGGCAAGACCACTGTCGCGAGGTTGATAG contains the following coding sequences:
- a CDS encoding cytidine deaminase: MGDYRPGWDEYFMAIAAVVSTRSTCLRRKVGSVIVRDRQIISTGYNGAPKGAPHCSETGCLREKMGVPHGERHEICRGSHAEVNAIAQAAVVGASTAEGVIYCTHEPCSFCTKAIINAGIKRIVFANPYPDPIASLLRGEAGLEVEHLQERPRSDGLKR